The Streptomyces sp. NBC_00162 genome window below encodes:
- a CDS encoding SCO4402 family protein, producing the protein MGGMPLNDMPWWRWRSNVRSALHMLSDPAFHEDTWLAGAEGYGDVTDAVYRLVEDTWLDSWSAEKYVGTILRDSQEAALVDLAVLRVLRIMHQVGPDAAVSAYLEHHAWPEAVRAAREAHVRLATADGDDPDARPTSLDVLRILTRAV; encoded by the coding sequence ATGGGCGGCATGCCCCTGAACGACATGCCGTGGTGGCGCTGGCGCAGCAACGTGCGCTCGGCGCTGCACATGCTCTCCGATCCGGCCTTCCACGAGGACACCTGGCTCGCCGGCGCCGAAGGCTACGGGGACGTCACCGATGCCGTGTACCGGCTCGTCGAGGACACCTGGCTCGACAGCTGGTCGGCCGAGAAGTACGTCGGCACGATCCTGCGCGACTCACAGGAGGCGGCCCTGGTAGACCTGGCGGTGCTGCGGGTGCTCCGCATCATGCACCAGGTCGGTCCCGACGCGGCCGTCTCCGCCTACCTGGAACACCACGCCTGGCCCGAGGCGGTCCGTGCCGCGCGCGAGGCGCACGTACGGCTGGCCACGGCGGACGGGGACGACCCGGACGCCCGGCCCACGTCGCTGGATGTGTTGAGGATCCTCACCCGCGCGGTGTGA
- a CDS encoding ABC transporter substrate-binding protein, whose amino-acid sequence MTDRRRTATLSRTLLATAMGACLVAGCGVIPGGSGGSAGTLTVMTFAPEDTKATNMPGMPGMAKAYERWVNSKGGINGRKLRVLTCNEKNTPSGAADCARKAIDEKAVAVVGSYSQHGRAFMAPLEAEGIPFIGGYGVSSEEFQSTLSYPVNGGQPVLLAGAGHQLGRACAQVSLVRPDTLAGDSMPILLNAGLKANKIPDASDIRAAEDSADFSAQAREALADTAAITAAGSSKEKEKEKAKGCVTAVLGERTETFFDAFRRADSQNRKPQISSVLGSVSQSLVDRTGGKESPFEGAYLTSWYPVATDPLWEPMRKVISDFAFGDDGVDPDDSGTQTTWIAYTVLNDVLKRFKPDDDITGRKVTRALNQAESVNTGGLTPDLSWRYQDMRAVAGFPRIVNGRVTFQVVQAGRLVAQEGEQTMDMTVTLEQAPRAA is encoded by the coding sequence ATGACCGATCGGCGACGCACAGCAACTCTCTCCCGCACCCTCCTGGCCACGGCGATGGGTGCGTGTCTCGTCGCCGGGTGCGGGGTGATCCCCGGGGGCTCGGGGGGCTCCGCGGGCACCCTCACCGTCATGACGTTCGCACCCGAGGACACCAAGGCGACCAACATGCCCGGAATGCCCGGCATGGCCAAGGCGTACGAGCGCTGGGTCAATTCCAAGGGCGGCATCAACGGCCGCAAGCTGCGCGTACTGACCTGCAACGAGAAGAACACGCCCAGCGGCGCCGCCGACTGCGCCCGCAAGGCCATCGACGAGAAGGCCGTCGCCGTCGTCGGCTCCTACAGCCAGCACGGACGCGCCTTCATGGCCCCGCTGGAGGCCGAGGGCATCCCGTTCATCGGCGGGTACGGAGTCTCCTCCGAAGAATTCCAGTCGACCCTCTCCTACCCCGTCAACGGCGGCCAGCCCGTCCTCCTCGCCGGCGCCGGCCACCAGCTGGGCCGCGCCTGCGCCCAGGTCTCCCTGGTCCGCCCCGACACCCTCGCGGGCGACTCGATGCCGATCCTGCTGAACGCCGGGCTCAAGGCCAACAAGATCCCCGACGCCTCCGACATCCGGGCCGCCGAGGACTCCGCGGACTTCTCGGCGCAGGCCCGCGAGGCCCTCGCCGACACCGCCGCGATCACCGCCGCCGGCAGCAGCAAGGAGAAGGAGAAGGAGAAGGCCAAGGGCTGTGTGACCGCCGTCCTCGGCGAGCGCACCGAGACCTTCTTCGACGCCTTCCGCCGCGCCGACTCCCAGAACAGGAAGCCGCAGATCTCCTCGGTCCTCGGCAGCGTCAGCCAGTCCCTGGTGGACCGCACCGGCGGCAAGGAGAGCCCCTTCGAGGGCGCCTACCTGACCAGCTGGTACCCGGTGGCCACCGACCCCCTCTGGGAGCCGATGCGCAAGGTCATCTCCGACTTCGCCTTCGGCGACGACGGCGTCGACCCCGACGACAGCGGAACGCAGACCACCTGGATCGCGTACACCGTGCTGAACGACGTCCTGAAGCGCTTCAAGCCGGACGACGACATCACCGGCCGCAAGGTCACGCGGGCGCTCAACCAGGCGGAGTCCGTCAACACCGGCGGCCTCACCCCGGATCTGAGCTGGCGCTACCAGGACATGCGCGCCGTCGCCGGCTTCCCCCGCATCGTCAACGGCCGGGTCACCTTCCAGGTCGTCCAGGCGGGCCGGCTCGTCGCCCAGGAGGGCGAACAGACGATGGACATGACCGTGACCCTGGAACAGGCCCCCCGGGCGGCCTGA